A region of Pyxidicoccus parkwaysis DNA encodes the following proteins:
- a CDS encoding sensor histidine kinase, with translation MDTSPTSDPEVALPPDFQKLVTPRGLMMMGLSRLAFALVMLASVGLVVMSHMVWWRKLILGGMAAGVGVSLGSFGVTVLAAGWRPSRRQKAMAARLMRHLREQHPWVLRPDVMVSDYWRKWQPMQFPGTTHRRTYGALGVFLFLSVCAIAATGGILSPMLPLLIVFCLFIGSITPKQATPPFVGIILAIVWVLAWAATYLRVPGYIPGIFGGDALVPQSKSLVYAQAAAFSLFVMWSVFGANRFQVVFLSAVQKALDARDEALQSHTEHAATLTALSGEIAHELKNPLASVKGLATLIGRDLEGKPAERLAVLQREVGRMEEILEGFLNFSRPLLPLQQEEQPLRNLCDSVVALHEGLAQEREVKLTVMEEEAVSAWCDARKVKQVVINLVQNALDASPPGSTVEVVLLGGRESRVEVRDRGPGLPASVRQRLFEPGVTTKARGSGLGLALARGLVRQHGGELTLGDREGGGCVAALTLPARQPVSEVERETA, from the coding sequence TTGGACACGAGCCCCACATCCGACCCCGAGGTGGCACTGCCACCCGACTTCCAGAAGCTCGTCACCCCGCGCGGGCTGATGATGATGGGGCTCTCACGCCTGGCCTTCGCGCTGGTGATGCTCGCGTCGGTGGGCCTCGTCGTGATGAGCCACATGGTGTGGTGGCGCAAGCTCATCCTGGGAGGCATGGCGGCCGGAGTCGGCGTGTCGCTCGGCAGCTTCGGCGTGACGGTGCTCGCGGCGGGATGGCGGCCCAGCCGGAGGCAGAAAGCCATGGCCGCGCGATTGATGCGGCACCTGCGCGAGCAGCACCCGTGGGTGCTGCGGCCGGACGTCATGGTCAGCGACTACTGGAGGAAGTGGCAGCCCATGCAGTTTCCGGGGACCACGCATCGGCGCACGTATGGAGCGCTGGGCGTGTTCCTGTTCCTGTCCGTGTGCGCCATCGCCGCGACGGGCGGCATCCTGAGCCCGATGCTGCCGCTGCTCATCGTCTTCTGCCTCTTCATCGGAAGCATCACCCCGAAGCAGGCCACGCCTCCCTTCGTGGGAATCATCCTGGCAATCGTCTGGGTGCTCGCCTGGGCGGCGACGTACCTGCGCGTCCCGGGGTACATCCCCGGCATCTTCGGAGGCGACGCGCTGGTGCCGCAGTCGAAGTCGCTGGTGTACGCCCAGGCCGCCGCGTTCTCCCTCTTCGTCATGTGGAGCGTCTTCGGCGCCAACCGCTTCCAGGTGGTCTTCCTGAGCGCGGTGCAGAAGGCGCTCGACGCGCGCGACGAGGCGCTGCAGAGCCACACCGAGCACGCCGCCACGCTCACCGCGCTGTCCGGGGAGATTGCGCACGAATTGAAGAACCCGCTGGCCAGTGTGAAGGGACTGGCGACGCTGATTGGGCGTGACTTGGAGGGCAAGCCCGCAGAGCGGCTCGCCGTGCTCCAGCGAGAGGTGGGGCGGATGGAGGAAATCCTGGAGGGGTTCCTCAACTTCTCCCGGCCGCTGTTGCCGCTGCAGCAGGAGGAGCAGCCGCTGCGGAACCTGTGCGACTCGGTGGTGGCGCTGCACGAGGGGCTGGCGCAGGAGCGCGAGGTGAAGCTGACAGTCATGGAGGAGGAGGCCGTGTCCGCGTGGTGTGATGCGCGCAAGGTGAAGCAGGTGGTCATCAACCTCGTGCAGAACGCGCTGGATGCGAGCCCCCCGGGTTCCACCGTGGAGGTGGTGCTGCTCGGCGGAAGGGAGTCGCGGGTGGAGGTGAGGGACAGGGGGCCGGGGTTGCCCGCGTCGGTGCGCCAGCGCCTCTTCGAGCCGGGCGTGACGACGAAGGCGCGGGGCTCCGGCCTGGGACTGGCGCTGGCGCGCGGGCTGGTGCGTCAGCACGGTGGCGAGTTGACGCTGGGGGACCGCGAGGGCGGCGGGTGCGTGGCGGCGCTGACGCTGCCCGCGCGACAGCCGGTGTCCGAGGTGGAGAGGGAGACGGCATGA